TCCTTATTTTGGACCTTTTATTGGTGCAGTGCCTGCTGTTCTAATCACATTATTCGACAGCCCCATTAACGCCATATGGGTTATGATATTTATTTTTATTTTACAACAGTTCGACGGATTGTATTTAGGACCGAAAATACTGGGAGACAGTGTAGGCATAAGCCCTTTTTGGATTATTTTCTCCATTGTTTTAGGTGGTGGCCTTTACGGTGTACTAGGTATGTTCTTGGGTGTACCAGTCGTTGCAATCATAACCACCTTCTCTAATAGGCTCATCGATTGGCAGCTGGAAAGAAAAGAAGAAAAAGAGCATCAAGAAAACATACAGATGAAATAGTCAATCTGGATTAGAGTGTAGTCAAAATGTACAAGAAAACAAAGAAAGTGTATAAAAAAACAACAGTTTTTTTAAAAAAAAGGACTACAGTTCATAGAAATACAGGAAAAAACGATTGTTTTGAGCACTTAAAACTCTAAGCCCCACCTAGAGTTCAGTGCGACATCAGGATTGTGAGCCAGAGTGAACAAATTTTATTTTAAGGTGGCATGGAAATTGCATTGATTTACTGTAGCATCCAACATAAACTATAATTATCTAGATTCTTATGAAGTATAGGGATGGTTCACCTAGATGTATCCCAGTGAAAGTACATTATAAATGATATAAGGAGGCTTTTAAAATGAGATTAGATGGTAAAGTTGCAGTTGTAACAGGATCAACTTCCGGTATTGGTAAAGCTACAATCGTTAGATTTGCAGAAGAAGGCGCCAAGGTAGTTGTTTGGGGTATTACGGAGGCAGAGGTAAACCCTGTAGTAGCAGAGCTAGAGGAAAAAGGCGCAGAAGTACTGGGTGTCGTTGCCAACGTAACAGATTACGAGGAAGTAAACCGCACCATGGATCAAATCAAAGAGCATTTTGGAAAAATTGATATCATTGTTAACAATGCAGGGATTACAGCAGATGCACAAATATTAAAAATGACAGAAGAGCAATTTGATAAAGTTATCAGCGTAAACTTAAAAGGTGTATTTAACACTGGCCAAGCAGCAGCTAAAATAATGGCAGAGCAAGGTTTTGGTGTAATTTTAAGCACTTCTTCCGTTGTTGGATTATACGGCAACTTTGGACAAACAAACTATGCGGCAACAAAGTTTGCAGTAATCGGAATGACAAAGACATGGGCAAAAGAACTGGGAAGAAAAGGTGTAAGAGCCAATGCAGTAGCACCAGGATTCATTGCTACTGAAATGACTGCAAAAATGCCAGAAAATGTATTGACAATGATGAAAGAAAAATCTCCTTTAAAAGCGCTGGGTGAGCCAAGAGATATTGCCAATGCATTCTTGTTCTTAGCATCGGATGAGGCAAAATATATTAGTGGTGCTGTACTTTCTGTAGACGGCGCAGTTACATTATAGAATATAGGGAACGATAAAAAAGAATTGAAAAATAGTAAAGAGGTGGCAAAATGAGAGAAGTTGTAATCGTAGGTGCTGCAAGAACACCAATTGGAAGCTTTGGTGGGGCATTGAAAGATGTCAGTGCAGCAGATTTAGGAGCCATTGCAATTAAAGGTGCTTTGGATAGAGCTGGAGTTTCGCCAGATATGGTCGATGAAGTGTTTATGGGTTGTGTTCTGCAAGGTGGTTTAGGGCAGAACGTTGCAAGACAATCGGCGATTAAGGCGGGTATACCAAATGAAGTATCCTCTATGACCTTAAATAAAGTATGTGGTTCAGGGCTGAGAGCTGTTTCCTTAGGTGCGCAAACCATTATTGCGGGAGACAATGACATCGTTGTAGTTGGTGGAACAGAAAATATGTCTCAAGCGCCATACGTTCTAAAGGATATGAGATGGGGTGCAAGAATGGGAGATGCCAAGACCATCGATACTTTAACCAATGATGCATTGACCTGTGCTTTTAATAATTACCACATGGGTATGACGGCAGAAAACCTTGCAGAGAAATATAGTATTTCTAGAGAAGAACAGGATCTATTTGCAGTAGGAAGCCAAAACAAGGCAGAAGCTGCACAGAAAGCAGGTCTTTTCGATGCTGAAATCGTACCAGTGACTGTTCAGACAAGAAAAGGCGATATTGTTGTAGATAAAGACGAATACATTAAATATGGAACAACAATTGAAAGTGTATCTAAATTAAGACCAGCTTTTAAGAAGGATGGTACAGTAACTGCTGCCAACGCTTCCGGTATCAACGATGGTGCTGCAGCTCTTATCATTATGAGCAAAGAAAAAGCCGATGAACTAGGCATTAAGCCCTTGGCTAAAATCGTAGCTTATGCATCCGGTGGAGTAGACCCTGCCATTATGGGATATGGACCGGTGGCTTCTACAGAGAAAGTATTTAAGAAATCTGGATGGGCGGTAGAGGATTTAGAGCTCATCGAAGCGAATGAAGCTTTTGCAGTTCAAGCGCTGTCCGTAGCACAAGGCTTAAACTTCAACAAAGACATCGTCAATGTTAAAGGTGGTGCCATTGCTTTAGGACACCCTGTTGGAGCAAGTGGTGCAAGAATATTGGTTACATTGCTCTATGGAATGGAGCAAAGAGATGCGAAAAAAGGCCTAGCAACATTATGTATCGGCGGAGGCATGGGCACATCTTTATTGGTTGAAAGAATATAGAATTTTAAAATGCCACAGGAATGAATTTTCCCTGTGGCATTTGTTTGAATCACTTAAAATTTTAAGCGTGCTTAAAATTGAGTGCATCATAAGGTTTGTGAGCCTAAGCGGCCAAATTTTATTTCACTAAATTAGCTTGTTGCCCCATCTGAAATCCCTCTCCTTGCAATATAGTTGATATAGGCACCTCCTAACACGAAAATCACACCGATACTGCTCATTAGATTCGGAACCTCACCCCAAAGTAAAATACCAATCAATATGGAAAATACAGTGTTGCCATAGGAATAAATGGACAAATCTCCAGCTTCCGCATACCGATAGGCGATGGTCATTAGGTACTGTGCCGCCGTTGAAAAGATGCCCACAGAAAGTAAGGAGAGGAAGGTGATTGTATTTGGTATGATAAAATCACCCACGGTGATGAAGGGGATGGTGATGATGGTCGATATGCCAGTGAAATAAAATACAATGAGATTCGGTGTGTCCGTCAATCTTAAGTGGCGAATCATTGTATAGGCAGAAGCTGCAAATATAGAGGAAGCAATTCCAAGGGCTGCTGGCAAAAAGGCGTAATCAAATTGGGGCTGAGCTATGAAGAGTACGCCCATTAATGCGGATACAATTGCAGGGATCTGAAGCTTTTTAATTTTTTCCCCTAAGAATAGAGCAGCCAATAGAATTACAAAAAATGGATTGAGCTGATTCAGCACCACAGCATCGGCCAAAGGCAGGTGATCGATTGCGTAAAAGTACAATAGAACGCCTAGAAAGCCCAAGATTCCACGATAGGATAGATATCTCGTATTGTTCCCTTTAAAACTTTCGCCCATCTTAAAAATTCTATATCCAGAGAATAAAAAACCAATGATATTTCTAAAAAACACTTTTTCCATTGTGGGGATGTCCCCGGAGAATTTAACCGCTGCTGCCATCAAAGCAAAAAACAAAGAGGAGGACAGCATATATAGAATTCCTTTATTGCGATCTGTCACAATATCATCTCCCAATAAAATTTTAAAAAAGGTCCATATACTACTTTATGATATAATTGTTAAAAAGGTACTTTTTATGGAAATTTTAAGATAAATTTAATATTTAGTTAATTCGTATTTAATATTATATTGTTATACTTAAAGTAGATAAGAGATTATCTAATCAATACAAATTATAAAAACATATCAGAGTGTCTATAGATTAGATGCGGTTTCAGTATATAATGGGGGATGATATAGGTGAAGAGAGACCGATATAAAGTAATGATTATGACAGCATCTGTAGGGCTGGGACACGATCAGGCTGCAAATGCAATTAAGAAAAACTTATTGAACAAATACCACAACGTAGATATAGAAATTGTTGATTTTATAGAAATTTTTCCATCTTATTTAGGAGGAATCATTAAATCCACCTACTTAAAAATGATCGATATCGTACCGAGCTGGTACAATATTCTGTATCAGGGAACGACGAATCTCAATAGATCCAGTAAGGTGACCAGTATATTTGCATATAAATATATTAAGAAAATCAGGGAAGTGATTGAAGCTTCAAATCCAGATATGATTTTGTTTACCAATCCTTTTCCTTCCACGCTGGTGTCCCATTTAAAGAGAAAAAACAAAATAAACATTGAGACCGCCACAGTCATAACAGATTATACCGTTCACGGTGTATGGATCGATCCAACCATTGATCACTATTTCGTTGGAAGCAATATTTTAAAGCAAGAAATGATATCCAAAGGGGTGGAGGGGTCCAAGATCCATGCGACGGGAATCCCTATTGACACCAAGTTTTCCGCACCAGTGGATAGAGAAAGCGTCCTTTCCGACTTAGGTCTTCATAAGGATCTACCGACGGTATTGATCATGGGTGGTGGATTAGGTCTAGGCTCCATGGAAGAGATTTTAGAAACTACGGACAGTGTGGATCGAATGCTGCAAATCATCATCGTAGCAGGAAAAAATCAAGTGCTAATGAATAGTCTTGAAAATAGACCATACAACACGAAGCATCACGTAAAAGTTCTAGGATTTTGTGAAAATATCCATGAGCTCATGGATGTTTCCCATCTTTTAATCTCTAAAGCGGGAGGGTTAACGATGACAGAAGCCATTTCCAAAGAGCTTCCTGTATTGGTTTTCGATCCGATTCCCGGACAAGAAGTTAAAAATGCACAATATTTTTCCGATATTGGTGCTGCAATGTACTTGAAGGATTTAAAAGAACTGAGAAATTCAATAGAAGAGCTACTGTTTATAAACCCAGAGAAAAGAGAAAAAATGGTGAAATGCTGTGCTACCATAAAAAAATTAGATGGTGCAGAGGATATTTCAAAAATCATAGTTGAGAACATGAGTCAAATGTATTATCGTGATTTATTTTTTCTATAGATAGCCATTCAAATATAGATAGATTCAATTTTTATTTAAGGAACCCCTATGAGATAATTAGATTGGTTTTAGATTCATAAAACTTTAACAATCATAATTTTAGGGG
Above is a genomic segment from Alkaliphilus oremlandii OhILAs containing:
- a CDS encoding DMT family transporter, encoding MTDRNKGILYMLSSSLFFALMAAAVKFSGDIPTMEKVFFRNIIGFLFSGYRIFKMGESFKGNNTRYLSYRGILGFLGVLLYFYAIDHLPLADAVVLNQLNPFFVILLAALFLGEKIKKLQIPAIVSALMGVLFIAQPQFDYAFLPAALGIASSIFAASAYTMIRHLRLTDTPNLIVFYFTGISTIITIPFITVGDFIIPNTITFLSLLSVGIFSTAAQYLMTIAYRYAEAGDLSIYSYGNTVFSILIGILLWGEVPNLMSSIGVIFVLGGAYINYIARRGISDGATS
- a CDS encoding beta-ketoacyl-ACP reductase, with protein sequence MRLDGKVAVVTGSTSGIGKATIVRFAEEGAKVVVWGITEAEVNPVVAELEEKGAEVLGVVANVTDYEEVNRTMDQIKEHFGKIDIIVNNAGITADAQILKMTEEQFDKVISVNLKGVFNTGQAAAKIMAEQGFGVILSTSSVVGLYGNFGQTNYAATKFAVIGMTKTWAKELGRKGVRANAVAPGFIATEMTAKMPENVLTMMKEKSPLKALGEPRDIANAFLFLASDEAKYISGAVLSVDGAVTL
- a CDS encoding MGDG synthase family glycosyltransferase, which gives rise to MKRDRYKVMIMTASVGLGHDQAANAIKKNLLNKYHNVDIEIVDFIEIFPSYLGGIIKSTYLKMIDIVPSWYNILYQGTTNLNRSSKVTSIFAYKYIKKIREVIEASNPDMILFTNPFPSTLVSHLKRKNKINIETATVITDYTVHGVWIDPTIDHYFVGSNILKQEMISKGVEGSKIHATGIPIDTKFSAPVDRESVLSDLGLHKDLPTVLIMGGGLGLGSMEEILETTDSVDRMLQIIIVAGKNQVLMNSLENRPYNTKHHVKVLGFCENIHELMDVSHLLISKAGGLTMTEAISKELPVLVFDPIPGQEVKNAQYFSDIGAAMYLKDLKELRNSIEELLFINPEKREKMVKCCATIKKLDGAEDISKIIVENMSQMYYRDLFFL
- a CDS encoding acetyl-CoA C-acetyltransferase, with the protein product MREVVIVGAARTPIGSFGGALKDVSAADLGAIAIKGALDRAGVSPDMVDEVFMGCVLQGGLGQNVARQSAIKAGIPNEVSSMTLNKVCGSGLRAVSLGAQTIIAGDNDIVVVGGTENMSQAPYVLKDMRWGARMGDAKTIDTLTNDALTCAFNNYHMGMTAENLAEKYSISREEQDLFAVGSQNKAEAAQKAGLFDAEIVPVTVQTRKGDIVVDKDEYIKYGTTIESVSKLRPAFKKDGTVTAANASGINDGAAALIIMSKEKADELGIKPLAKIVAYASGGVDPAIMGYGPVASTEKVFKKSGWAVEDLELIEANEAFAVQALSVAQGLNFNKDIVNVKGGAIALGHPVGASGARILVTLLYGMEQRDAKKGLATLCIGGGMGTSLLVERI